GGGTGAGGTCGGCGACGGCTTGCGCGCAGGTGGCGAGGAGCGAGGGGTTTTCAAGGGCGGCTCCGCCGAGCTTGAGGACGAATTTCATGGGTGGACTCCAGGTGCGAGAAGCAGATCCCCTGCGGGGATGACAGAAGGAAAGGCGAGAGCAAAAGCAAAAGCTTTGACGCAAAGAGCGCAAAGGGCGCGAAGGAACGCAAAGGAAGACGTCATAGGAGGCCCTCCTGTTGATGGAACCCGGCCATGAGGTTCATGTTTTCGATGGCTTGCGAGGCGGCGCCTTTGAGCAGGTTGTCGAGGCAGGAGACGACGATGAGGCGGCGAGCGTCGCGGTCGAGATGGAAGCCGAGGTCGCAGAAGTTGGTGCGCGCGACGTGCTGGATCTGCGGGAGGGTAGGCGAACGGCGCACGCGGACGAGTGGGGCGTTTGAGTAGAAGTCGTCGAAGCAGGATTGGATCTCGTCGACGGCGCACTCTTTGTTTAGACGCACGTAGATGGTGGAGAGAATTCCGCGGGGGATGGGGAGCAGATGCGGCGTGAAGATGATTTGCTCGCGGGTGAGTTGGAGTTGTTCGAGGAGCTCGCCGGTGTGGCGGTGGCCGAAGACGGCGTAAGCAGAGAGGTTGTCGGCCGCGTGCATGAAGTGCGTGGTCGCGGTGGGCAGCTTGCCCGCGCCGGAGACGCCGGATTTGGAGTCGGCGACGATGCCGTGGCCGAGGTCGACGATGTTGGCACGTACCAGGGGAGCGAGCGCGAGGATGACAGAGGTGGCGTAGCAGCCGGGGTTGGCGACGAGGCGTGCGCTGCGGATGGCGGGTGCGTGCAGCTCGGGCGAGCCGTAGACGGCTTCGGACTGGAGCTTGGCGGCGCAGTCGGGGTTGGCGTCGTGGAGTTTGTAGATGGCGCGGTTGGTGTCGTGCTGGAGGCGCCAGGCGGCGGAGAGATCGACGACGCGGATGTTGTTCTGGAGTGCGATGGGCGCGAGGTCGCGGGACTGCTCGTGAGGCAGCGCGAGGAAAAGGAGGTTAACGCCTTCTTTGGTGAGGGTGTCGAAGGAGAAGGGGATGACCTGGGCGGCGTCGGCGTTGGGGGCGCCGGTGAGTGCGGGGTGAATGTCGGTGAGGCGCAGGGTCTCTTCGGCGCCTTCGCGGCCGAGGAAGACGGGCGGAGTGGTGAGGCGCGGGTGGTGGAGGAGGAGGCGCGCGAGCTCGGCGCCGGCGTAGCCGGTGACGCCGGCGACAGCGACGCGGAGATTGGTGGAATCCCACTCGTCCGCTTGCACCCCAGCGAGCAAGCTCGCCGGGGACCCCGCTGCGCGTACGAATGGGGCACCCGCCGGGGACCCCGCCGCGCGTATGAACGGGGCACCCGGAGTTGTGGTGGTCCGTGAAGTGCCCGGAGTTGTGGTCATCCCCGCAGTACTCGGATTGGAGGTGGTATTAGGCAATGAAGGTCTCGATGCGGGTGCGCAGGGTTTCGGCGCGGCGGTTGTCGGGGCAAATGACGAGGACGGTGTTGTCGCCGGCGATGGTGCCGACAACCTCGGGCCATTCTTCGTAGTCGAGCGAGGCGGCGACGGGCTGAGCACCGCCCATGGTGGTGAGGACGATGAGAAGATTCTGGGCCTGGCGGACTTCGAGGCCGAAGTTCTGGAGAACGTCGCCGATCTCGGGGAGTTCCTCTGCTTCTTCGTCGACGGCGGGGAGCTCGTAGCCGGCGGGGCCTTTGAGGAGCTTGAGCTCGCGGATGTCGCGCGAGAGCGTGGCCTGCGTGACGTGAATGCCACGGGCGGCGAGCTTGCGGCGGAGGTCATCCTGGTTATTGATGGCCGCACCGTTGGATTCGGCGGCCTTGGCCAGGAGGTCTCGGATCGCGTTTTGGCGTT
This Acidobacteriaceae bacterium DNA region includes the following protein-coding sequences:
- the argC gene encoding N-acetyl-gamma-glutamyl-phosphate reductase, producing MLAGVQADEWDSTNLRVAVAGVTGYAGAELARLLLHHPRLTTPPVFLGREGAEETLRLTDIHPALTGAPNADAAQVIPFSFDTLTKEGVNLLFLALPHEQSRDLAPIALQNNIRVVDLSAAWRLQHDTNRAIYKLHDANPDCAAKLQSEAVYGSPELHAPAIRSARLVANPGCYATSVILALAPLVRANIVDLGHGIVADSKSGVSGAGKLPTATTHFMHAADNLSAYAVFGHRHTGELLEQLQLTREQIIFTPHLLPIPRGILSTIYVRLNKECAVDEIQSCFDDFYSNAPLVRVRRSPTLPQIQHVARTNFCDLGFHLDRDARRLIVVSCLDNLLKGAASQAIENMNLMAGFHQQEGLL
- a CDS encoding ArgR family transcriptional regulator; this encodes MKHQRQNAIRDLLAKAAESNGAAINNQDDLRRKLAARGIHVTQATLSRDIRELKLLKGPAGYELPAVDEEAEELPEIGDVLQNFGLEVRQAQNLLIVLTTMGGAQPVAASLDYEEWPEVVGTIAGDNTVLVICPDNRRAETLRTRIETFIA